Proteins co-encoded in one Microbacterium hydrocarbonoxydans genomic window:
- a CDS encoding VTT domain-containing protein, producing the protein MDVINELILQTVASPWLYLVLLAVTIIDGFFPPIPSETVLVAAAAVSASSGDLWALLPLGLVAAVGAMIGDNIAFALGRRLGTTRWAWMRRSRVAAAFAHAERALAHRSAALILGARYIPVGRVAVNMSAGALGFPWRRFVPLSIVAGLSWSALSLAIGLLAGSWISDQPLVSAGIGVGVALVIGLVIDRVAAARRRRAPVAQLAG; encoded by the coding sequence GTGGATGTTATCAACGAGCTCATTCTGCAGACCGTCGCCTCGCCCTGGCTCTATCTCGTGCTGCTCGCGGTGACGATCATCGACGGTTTCTTCCCACCGATCCCGAGTGAGACCGTTCTGGTGGCCGCTGCAGCCGTATCGGCGTCTTCAGGCGACCTGTGGGCTCTCCTTCCGCTCGGGCTCGTCGCAGCCGTCGGCGCGATGATCGGAGACAACATCGCCTTCGCTCTCGGTCGCCGGCTCGGCACCACTCGCTGGGCCTGGATGCGCCGCTCACGCGTCGCTGCGGCCTTCGCCCACGCCGAGCGCGCCCTCGCTCATCGCAGCGCTGCTCTCATCCTCGGCGCCCGGTACATTCCCGTGGGTCGAGTCGCCGTGAACATGTCGGCGGGTGCGCTGGGATTCCCCTGGCGGCGGTTCGTTCCCCTGAGCATCGTCGCGGGGCTCAGCTGGAGTGCACTGAGCCTGGCGATCGGACTCCTGGCCGGATCCTGGATCTCAGACCAGCCGCTCGTCAGCGCCGGCATCGGCGTCGGAGTGGCCCTCGTCATCGGGCTCGTCATCGATCGCGTCGCCGCCGCCCGGCGTCGACGCGCGCCGGTCGCGCAACTGGCAGGATGA
- a CDS encoding sensor histidine kinase: MARRRPRTPRAPRISRRTAAFAVLGVTSVALFAVLVSLQSVLYGTALPLSFILGAALCAAPLLSLRHPRWAIAMFCAAAFALPLLVVPHLATEAPWPWSVPALLTFVLFVGVVTFVHGARLGVVPLAVGALLSLTAPLLRPEIVSTPPTAGSATADLIVTTSVAAAMFLVAMLIAGRVRVSAELTKEREHSALEESRRALVEERTRIARELHDVIAHSMSVIQVQASTARYRLPEIGEAATSEFESIAATARGSLTEMRRMLGVLRTEDQTAELAPQQSIDDIPALVDTIRRAGVTVGLEITGAVADAPPAVQIAAFRIAQEALSNAVRHASGAAVTVRVQADLHAIGVRVRNGPTAAPSAPPGGGYGLRGMRERVELLGGSFTAGPTADGGWEVAASLPVQESASNETMTPITEETP, from the coding sequence ATGGCACGTCGTCGGCCGCGCACGCCGCGCGCTCCCCGTATCAGCCGCCGAACGGCCGCCTTCGCGGTCCTCGGCGTGACGAGCGTCGCCCTCTTCGCCGTGCTCGTCTCGCTCCAGAGCGTGCTGTATGGCACGGCGCTGCCTTTGTCCTTCATCCTGGGAGCCGCTCTGTGTGCGGCCCCCCTCCTGTCGCTCCGGCATCCGCGATGGGCGATCGCGATGTTCTGTGCCGCCGCGTTCGCGCTCCCCTTGTTGGTCGTGCCGCATCTGGCGACCGAGGCGCCCTGGCCGTGGTCCGTGCCCGCGCTTCTGACTTTCGTGCTCTTCGTCGGCGTCGTGACCTTCGTGCACGGCGCGCGTCTGGGCGTCGTGCCGCTCGCCGTCGGCGCACTGCTCTCTCTCACTGCTCCGCTGCTGCGCCCCGAGATCGTCTCCACTCCCCCCACCGCAGGCAGCGCCACCGCCGACCTCATCGTGACGACATCTGTGGCCGCCGCCATGTTCCTGGTCGCCATGCTGATCGCAGGTCGGGTGAGAGTCTCAGCCGAGCTCACGAAGGAACGAGAGCATTCCGCACTCGAGGAGTCGCGCCGCGCGCTCGTCGAGGAGCGCACCCGGATCGCACGCGAGCTGCACGACGTGATCGCCCACAGCATGTCGGTGATCCAGGTGCAGGCGTCCACTGCGCGATACCGGCTCCCCGAGATCGGTGAAGCCGCGACGTCGGAGTTCGAGAGCATCGCAGCGACCGCACGGGGATCCCTCACCGAGATGAGACGGATGCTCGGCGTGCTGCGCACCGAGGATCAGACGGCCGAGCTCGCACCTCAGCAGAGCATCGACGACATCCCGGCTCTCGTCGACACGATCCGACGCGCCGGTGTGACGGTGGGGCTCGAGATCACCGGAGCGGTCGCCGATGCTCCGCCGGCCGTGCAGATCGCCGCATTCCGCATCGCGCAGGAAGCGCTCAGCAATGCAGTGCGGCATGCGTCCGGCGCCGCTGTCACCGTGCGCGTGCAGGCGGACCTCCACGCCATCGGCGTCCGCGTCCGCAACGGGCCCACCGCAGCCCCGTCGGCGCCCCCGGGGGGAGGGTACGGACTTCGCGGCATGCGCGAGCGCGTCGAGCTGCTCGGCGGGTCCTTCACCGCCGGCCCGACGGCGGACGGCGGGTGGGAGGTCGCCGCCTCCCTGCCGGTGCAGGAGAGTGCGTCGAACGAGACCATGACCCCGATCACCGAGGAGACCCCGTGA
- a CDS encoding response regulator transcription factor: MTISVLIADDQAMVRAGFAALLDAHEGIRVAGQAADGAEAVTLAARLDPDVILMDVRMPQVDGIEATRRILGPGYPAAHVPRILMLTTFDIDDYVYDALEAGASGFLLKDALPEELVHAVRVVAGGDALLAPSVTRRMIEQFAGRRTRPARAATSLAELTDREREVLVLIGRGRSNSEIASDLFIAEQTVKTHVGKVLAKLRLRDRVHAVILAYDAGLVEPAS; this comes from the coding sequence GTGACCATCAGCGTGCTCATCGCCGACGACCAGGCGATGGTCCGTGCCGGCTTCGCCGCCCTGCTCGACGCCCACGAGGGCATCCGGGTCGCCGGCCAGGCCGCCGACGGCGCAGAAGCGGTCACGCTCGCCGCCCGCCTGGATCCGGACGTCATCCTCATGGACGTGCGGATGCCGCAGGTCGACGGCATCGAGGCGACGCGCCGGATCCTCGGGCCGGGTTACCCTGCGGCGCACGTGCCGAGGATCCTCATGCTCACGACCTTCGACATCGACGACTACGTGTACGACGCGCTCGAGGCGGGTGCGAGCGGATTCCTGTTGAAGGATGCTCTCCCCGAGGAGCTCGTGCACGCCGTGCGCGTCGTCGCCGGCGGTGATGCCCTGCTCGCGCCCAGCGTGACCCGGCGCATGATCGAGCAGTTCGCCGGACGCCGAACGCGCCCCGCGAGGGCGGCGACCTCTCTCGCCGAGCTGACCGACCGGGAACGCGAAGTGCTGGTGCTCATCGGGCGAGGACGGTCGAACAGCGAGATCGCGTCCGACCTGTTCATCGCGGAGCAGACCGTGAAGACGCATGTCGGCAAGGTGCTGGCGAAGCTGAGGCTTCGCGACCGCGTGCACGCGGTGATCCTCGCCTACGACGCGGGTCTCGTCGAGCCTGCGTCCTGA
- a CDS encoding acyltransferase — translation MAIVETPPRTAPAAPLPGGRDSGIDLLRAICVAGVVLLHALMVGVTVADGSPVFANASDGTLWIEPVSWVLQVMPLFFIIGGFAGYISFRRSQARGATASDFIAARVHRLLTPALFAIALVGVSLAALSVAGIPADVIVIAGFRYSQPLWFLGVFLGCQVLLPALASAHARRPLLTVSALVAASVAVDAARASTGIEGLGFVNLAFVWLALQQIGFFLADGSLHRLPGAARAAIGAMALAALVGTFASGIYSPDLIANINPPTAALLLVGIVHLSAVSLLRGRIETISRHRTAAAFSAFVNRRTMTIYLWHMPVLLTMAGISAAVSLTSGVALPEPSSFSWWVSRPLWLVVALALTAMIAVALTRIETRPAPRPTDSTRRTVVAAVVGVASVVLLLVAGTTILTAAVAVGGMVLSLRIARRSHQTSGGESVADLVRVA, via the coding sequence ATGGCCATCGTCGAGACGCCACCCCGCACCGCTCCCGCCGCCCCGCTGCCGGGCGGTCGCGACTCCGGAATCGACCTGCTGCGCGCGATCTGCGTCGCGGGAGTCGTGCTTCTCCATGCACTCATGGTCGGCGTCACCGTCGCCGACGGCAGCCCGGTGTTCGCGAACGCCAGCGATGGCACCTTGTGGATCGAGCCCGTCAGCTGGGTTCTGCAGGTCATGCCGCTCTTCTTCATCATCGGCGGGTTCGCGGGCTACATCTCCTTTCGGCGATCGCAGGCGCGGGGAGCCACGGCATCCGACTTCATCGCGGCCCGTGTGCATCGGCTGCTGACGCCCGCGCTGTTCGCGATCGCGCTGGTCGGTGTGTCGCTCGCGGCGCTGAGTGTGGCCGGTATCCCCGCCGACGTCATCGTGATCGCCGGCTTCAGGTACAGCCAGCCACTGTGGTTCCTCGGGGTCTTCCTGGGGTGCCAGGTGCTTCTCCCCGCGCTCGCCAGCGCTCATGCGCGCAGACCGCTGTTGACGGTGAGCGCGCTGGTGGCGGCGTCGGTCGCCGTCGACGCTGCTCGGGCGAGTACCGGGATCGAGGGCCTGGGGTTCGTCAACCTCGCGTTCGTCTGGCTCGCGCTGCAGCAGATCGGGTTCTTCCTTGCCGACGGCTCGCTCCACCGGCTGCCTGGAGCAGCGCGGGCGGCCATCGGAGCCATGGCGCTCGCAGCGCTCGTCGGCACCTTCGCGAGCGGGATCTACTCGCCCGATCTCATCGCCAACATCAATCCTCCGACGGCAGCGCTGCTGCTCGTCGGCATCGTGCATCTCAGCGCGGTCTCGCTGCTGCGCGGTCGTATCGAGACGATCAGCCGCCATCGGACGGCTGCGGCCTTCTCGGCGTTCGTGAACCGTCGCACCATGACGATCTACCTGTGGCACATGCCGGTGCTGCTCACGATGGCGGGGATCTCGGCCGCAGTCTCGCTCACTTCCGGTGTCGCCCTGCCGGAGCCGAGCTCCTTCAGCTGGTGGGTGTCGCGTCCGCTCTGGCTCGTCGTCGCGCTCGCCCTGACCGCCATGATCGCGGTCGCCCTCACGCGCATCGAGACGCGGCCGGCGCCTCGGCCCACGGACTCGACTCGCAGAACAGTGGTCGCCGCTGTGGTCGGCGTAGCGTCGGTCGTCCTGCTTCTCGTGGCGGGCACGACGATTCTGACGGCCGCCGTCGCAGTGGGCGGAATGGTGCTGTCGCTCCGCATCGCCCGCCGATCACACCAGACCTCGGGCGGCGAGAGCGTCGCCGACCTCGTCCGCGTGGCGTAG
- a CDS encoding CbiQ family ECF transporter T component: protein MIQSYRPGTSLVHRLPAGPALAVFAVLALVSSAFAHDGVSVTVSLLVVCALYLIAELPATILLVEMWRLRWLVLVLGAALWIFASPLTAWVSTVRVASLLLLAALLTITTRMGDLLAVLRRILRPLRRAGVDVDAASMTISLTLTMIPVVAGFARGVREAQRARGIRLGVRGAVPLVVRTLRHADEVGDALAARGLV, encoded by the coding sequence GTGATCCAGTCGTACCGGCCGGGCACGAGCCTCGTCCATCGACTGCCTGCGGGGCCTGCGCTGGCTGTCTTCGCGGTGCTCGCGCTGGTCTCATCGGCGTTCGCGCACGACGGAGTGAGCGTCACGGTCTCGCTCCTCGTCGTGTGCGCCCTCTATCTGATCGCCGAGCTGCCGGCGACGATCCTGCTCGTCGAGATGTGGCGCTTGCGCTGGCTCGTCCTGGTTCTCGGGGCGGCGCTGTGGATCTTCGCCTCGCCGCTCACCGCCTGGGTCAGCACGGTCAGGGTGGCATCATTGCTGCTGCTGGCCGCTCTGCTCACGATCACCACCAGGATGGGTGACCTGCTGGCCGTGCTGCGTCGGATTCTCAGACCGCTGCGCCGAGCCGGCGTCGACGTCGATGCGGCCTCGATGACGATCTCGCTGACCCTCACGATGATCCCCGTGGTCGCCGGCTTCGCCCGGGGCGTGCGCGAGGCTCAGCGGGCGCGAGGCATCCGTCTCGGCGTGCGAGGCGCTGTGCCGCTCGTGGTCAGGACGCTACGCCACGCGGACGAGGTCGGCGACGCTCTCGCCGCCCGAGGTCTGGTGTGA
- a CDS encoding ABC transporter ATP-binding protein produces the protein MRPETTVGSISVDGVTVERDGRSILRDVSIELTAQKIAVIGANGSGKSTFARLLNGLVLPDAGRVTVHDLDSRRDLKALRRRVGFVFTDPQAQILMPTPAEDLALSVRGAPREEVERRVAAALHEHGLTDRAEVPASDLSGGQKQALALASVLMTEPQVVVADEPTTLLDLRHSRRISDLLLALPSQVVIVTHDLDLAVRCDQAVLFEEGSLIVSGDPADVVAVYRGLCA, from the coding sequence GTGCGGCCTGAGACCACGGTCGGATCGATCTCGGTCGACGGCGTCACCGTCGAGCGGGATGGGCGGTCGATCCTGCGTGATGTGAGCATCGAGCTCACTGCCCAGAAGATCGCTGTCATCGGGGCGAACGGCTCGGGCAAGTCCACCTTCGCGCGCCTGCTGAACGGGCTCGTTCTCCCCGACGCGGGGCGCGTCACGGTGCACGATCTCGATTCTCGGCGGGATCTGAAGGCGCTGCGACGACGCGTGGGATTCGTCTTCACCGACCCGCAGGCGCAGATCCTGATGCCGACCCCGGCCGAGGATCTCGCTCTGTCGGTGCGTGGCGCGCCTCGCGAGGAGGTCGAACGGCGCGTCGCCGCGGCTCTGCACGAGCACGGCTTGACCGATCGGGCGGAGGTGCCCGCATCGGACCTCTCCGGAGGTCAGAAGCAGGCGCTCGCTCTCGCATCGGTCCTGATGACCGAACCACAGGTGGTCGTGGCAGACGAGCCGACGACGCTGCTGGACCTGCGCCACTCCCGGCGGATCTCCGATCTGCTGCTCGCGCTGCCGTCACAGGTCGTCATCGTCACGCATGACCTCGATCTCGCGGTGAGATGCGACCAGGCGGTGCTCTTCGAGGAGGGTTCGCTCATCGTCTCTGGCGACCCGGCGGATGTGGTGGCCGTGTACCGCGGGCTCTGCGCGTGA
- a CDS encoding biotin transporter BioY, which yields MRDQTGDLGRELARVALFAALIVVLGMVTVPIPGGVPITAQTLGVMLAGAVLGPRLAPLSVVLVLTLAAVGLPVLAGGRGGLGVFIGPTAGYLLGWIVGVIVIGLIVRSGRMSWWRIALGVIVGGILVVYLCGVPVTALVLGLELGPTALASLVFLPGDLLKAAAATALVLSLRRAYPRAFGARPAPATGPVRAA from the coding sequence ATGCGTGATCAGACAGGCGATCTCGGTCGAGAACTGGCCAGAGTGGCGCTCTTCGCTGCCCTCATCGTGGTTCTCGGCATGGTGACGGTCCCGATCCCCGGCGGGGTTCCCATCACCGCGCAGACGCTGGGGGTGATGCTCGCCGGTGCTGTGCTCGGCCCCCGTCTCGCCCCTCTCTCGGTCGTCCTGGTGTTGACCCTCGCGGCAGTCGGACTACCCGTGCTCGCCGGTGGTCGTGGCGGTCTCGGCGTCTTCATCGGTCCCACGGCCGGATATCTGCTCGGGTGGATCGTCGGCGTCATCGTCATCGGTCTGATCGTGCGCAGCGGTCGGATGAGCTGGTGGCGGATCGCTCTCGGAGTCATCGTGGGCGGCATCCTCGTGGTGTATCTGTGCGGTGTTCCCGTCACAGCTCTGGTGCTCGGCCTCGAGCTCGGACCGACCGCTCTCGCGAGCCTCGTGTTCCTCCCCGGCGATCTGCTCAAGGCGGCCGCGGCGACGGCCTTGGTCCTGTCGCTGCGGCGGGCATACCCCCGAGCGTTCGGCGCGCGTCCCGCGCCAGCGACGGGGCCTGTCCGTGCGGCCTGA
- a CDS encoding TetR family transcriptional regulator: MTPESNSTRHDRDGVARAALALLDEVGLPDLSMRRIAGRLDVQPSALYWHFSSKQELLAELADRITAKIPRDDADVLTTARSIRDALFTYRDGAELVLSTYALRLGSSYAQSALEAALARRGHADAHERAAALLHFVLGHATLVQQRMHAESHGAALDDGTADVTAGLDRVFDLGVAALAGESPVRAPVPHSAGDDSAA; encoded by the coding sequence ATGACTCCGGAATCCAACTCGACCCGTCACGACCGCGACGGTGTCGCGCGCGCCGCGCTCGCGCTGCTCGATGAGGTCGGCCTCCCCGATCTGTCGATGCGCCGGATCGCCGGCAGGCTCGATGTGCAGCCGAGCGCGCTCTACTGGCACTTCTCGAGCAAACAGGAGCTGCTCGCCGAGCTCGCCGATCGCATCACCGCGAAGATCCCCCGTGACGATGCGGATGTGCTGACCACTGCCCGCAGCATCCGCGACGCGCTCTTCACATACCGCGACGGAGCCGAGCTCGTGCTCAGCACGTATGCCCTGCGTCTCGGCTCGTCATACGCACAGAGCGCTCTCGAGGCAGCCCTCGCGCGTCGAGGTCACGCAGACGCTCACGAGCGCGCGGCCGCCCTTCTGCACTTCGTGCTCGGCCACGCGACGCTCGTGCAGCAGCGCATGCACGCCGAGAGCCACGGAGCTGCGCTCGACGATGGCACCGCCGATGTCACGGCGGGCCTGGATCGGGTCTTCGATCTGGGGGTGGCGGCCCTCGCCGGGGAATCGCCCGTCAGAGCGCCCGTCCCTCACTCGGCGGGCGACGACTCCGCGGCGTGA
- a CDS encoding MFS transporter: MTLDRPAPSIWDRERLWVTAGAVALIFLAAIEALAVTTVMPIVSEALDGRELYAVAFAGTLATSVIGMVAAGAWSDARGPRGALYAAVSLFIAGLLLSGLAATMDQFLIGRLVQGLGAGGQTVALYVVVARLYPSQLHGAVFAAFAAAWVVPSMIGPFLAGAVAEYLDWRWAFLGVAVLTTVAFLTIAVRLRGVGLGHGEPQNRRSLVIRLGLAVVVAVFAVLIGFTAEMPVGVGWSVALGSVAVIAVAVLPLLPRRTLRAGRGLPSVVLMRGIVAGAFFAAEAYIPYLLMERFGFTATWAGVALMLAAFAWAGASALQGRFGDRLGNARITVISLSLVLSALVFVLMAALWGLSPLFVVMGWAFAGGGMGLLYPRLTVLTLAYSDSGNQGFNSSALSISDSTGAAVVIALAGLAVASLGGEVSAFGVVFAFCLALVLLAFVPGLRLGHAAESSPAE, translated from the coding sequence ATGACTCTCGATCGGCCGGCGCCGTCGATCTGGGACCGTGAACGACTCTGGGTCACTGCCGGTGCTGTCGCACTGATCTTCCTGGCGGCGATCGAGGCTCTGGCGGTCACGACGGTCATGCCGATCGTCAGCGAGGCGCTCGACGGGCGAGAGCTCTACGCCGTGGCGTTCGCAGGCACTCTCGCCACGAGCGTGATCGGCATGGTCGCGGCGGGTGCGTGGTCGGACGCCCGCGGGCCCCGTGGTGCTCTGTACGCTGCGGTGTCGCTCTTCATCGCCGGTCTGCTGCTGTCCGGGCTGGCAGCGACGATGGATCAGTTCCTCATCGGGCGCCTGGTGCAGGGGCTCGGCGCGGGTGGGCAGACGGTCGCGCTGTACGTCGTGGTGGCGCGGCTGTACCCGTCTCAGCTCCATGGCGCGGTCTTCGCGGCGTTCGCTGCGGCGTGGGTCGTTCCGTCGATGATCGGTCCGTTCCTCGCCGGAGCCGTCGCCGAGTACCTCGACTGGCGGTGGGCGTTCCTCGGCGTCGCCGTGCTGACGACGGTCGCCTTCCTGACGATCGCCGTGCGTCTGCGCGGTGTCGGGCTCGGCCATGGCGAACCGCAGAATCGTCGATCCCTCGTCATTCGGCTGGGACTCGCCGTCGTGGTCGCGGTCTTCGCCGTGCTGATCGGCTTCACCGCCGAGATGCCGGTGGGCGTCGGCTGGTCCGTCGCGCTGGGTTCTGTCGCCGTGATCGCCGTCGCGGTTCTTCCGCTGCTGCCGCGACGTACTCTGCGCGCCGGTCGCGGCCTCCCGAGCGTGGTGCTCATGCGCGGGATCGTCGCCGGCGCGTTCTTCGCCGCCGAGGCGTACATCCCCTACCTGCTCATGGAGCGGTTCGGGTTCACCGCGACGTGGGCCGGCGTCGCGCTGATGCTCGCGGCCTTCGCCTGGGCGGGCGCCTCTGCACTGCAGGGGCGATTCGGCGATCGTCTCGGCAATGCCAGAATCACGGTCATCAGCCTGTCGCTGGTCTTGAGCGCACTGGTCTTCGTACTCATGGCAGCGCTGTGGGGGCTGTCGCCGCTCTTCGTCGTGATGGGCTGGGCGTTCGCGGGCGGGGGCATGGGCTTGCTCTACCCCCGTCTCACCGTTCTCACGCTCGCGTACTCCGACTCCGGCAACCAGGGGTTCAACTCGTCAGCTCTGTCGATCTCGGACTCCACGGGCGCCGCGGTCGTGATCGCCCTCGCCGGTCTCGCCGTCGCGAGTCTCGGCGGAGAGGTGAGCGCGTTCGGAGTCGTCTTTGCCTTCTGCCTCGCTCTGGTGCTGCTCGCATTCGTGCCCGGACTCAGGCTGGGTCACGCCGCGGAGTCGTCGCCCGCCGAGTGA
- a CDS encoding aminotransferase class I/II-fold pyridoxal phosphate-dependent enzyme, with amino-acid sequence MLEVTALPLAELRERSSEKWREYPADVLPLFVAETDFPLAPAISGALRRAVDLGDTGYIASRTPLPTTYAAFARRRFGWEPDPARMRTTADVSMGIVEILRRVTQPGERVVVTPPVYPPFYDLISEAGAEDLRVPLVYTGTGWELDLDGIRAAFEDGATAMLLCSPHNPTGTVHSRETLTALAEIADEFGAAVVSDEIHAPLAQPESGFTPFLHAGEAAQRVGYAVVSASKAFNLAGLKCALMVTASDSTSAVVRGLPIEVEWRSGQFGLLAAVAAFAEESDPWLDGLLATLDQNRVLLEDLLASKLPASRYRIPDAGYLAWIDLSGLGWGDNPARRILKEARVALHFGPAFGEQGKGFVRLNFGTSPEIITEAVERIATLVDR; translated from the coding sequence ATGCTCGAGGTCACGGCCCTGCCTCTGGCAGAGCTCCGCGAGCGCAGCAGTGAGAAGTGGCGGGAGTATCCCGCCGACGTGCTTCCCCTCTTCGTCGCCGAGACCGACTTTCCTCTCGCTCCGGCCATCTCGGGTGCATTGCGGCGGGCCGTCGATCTCGGCGACACGGGGTACATCGCCTCGCGGACCCCGCTGCCCACCACGTATGCGGCGTTCGCGCGCCGTCGATTCGGGTGGGAGCCGGATCCGGCCCGGATGCGGACCACGGCCGATGTGAGCATGGGGATCGTCGAGATCCTTCGCAGGGTCACGCAGCCGGGGGAGAGGGTGGTCGTCACCCCGCCGGTGTATCCGCCCTTCTACGACCTGATCTCCGAAGCCGGTGCAGAAGACCTGCGCGTGCCGCTGGTCTATACCGGCACCGGGTGGGAACTCGATCTCGACGGCATCCGCGCGGCGTTCGAAGACGGCGCCACGGCGATGCTGCTCTGCAGTCCGCACAATCCGACCGGCACGGTGCACAGCCGGGAGACGCTCACGGCTCTGGCCGAGATCGCCGACGAGTTCGGGGCCGCCGTGGTCTCTGACGAGATTCACGCGCCCCTCGCTCAGCCGGAGTCGGGATTCACGCCGTTCCTGCACGCGGGTGAGGCCGCCCAGCGCGTGGGGTACGCCGTCGTGAGCGCGAGCAAGGCGTTCAATCTCGCCGGCCTCAAGTGCGCGCTCATGGTGACCGCATCGGATTCGACCAGCGCGGTCGTGCGCGGGCTTCCGATCGAAGTGGAGTGGCGCTCGGGCCAGTTCGGTCTGCTGGCAGCTGTGGCCGCGTTCGCAGAGGAGAGCGACCCCTGGCTCGATGGCCTGCTGGCGACTCTCGATCAGAACAGAGTGCTGCTCGAGGATCTGCTGGCGTCGAAGCTCCCCGCCTCTCGCTACCGGATCCCCGACGCCGGATACCTGGCATGGATCGACCTGTCGGGTCTCGGTTGGGGTGACAATCCCGCACGCCGAATCCTCAAGGAGGCACGGGTCGCCCTGCACTTCGGCCCCGCCTTCGGCGAGCAGGGAAAGGGTTTCGTCCGGCTGAACTTCGGAACGAGTCCGGAGATCATCACAGAGGCCGTCGAGCGCATCGCGACGCTCGTGGATAGATGA
- a CDS encoding metal-sulfur cluster assembly factor — translation MTATLTDAKYDEVTEALKDVMDPELGINVVDLGLIYDLAWDDENDALVIHMTLTSAGCPLTDVLEDQTAQALDSVVDRFRINWVWMPPWGPERITDDGRDMMRALGFAI, via the coding sequence ATGACAGCCACGCTCACCGACGCGAAGTACGACGAGGTCACCGAGGCTCTGAAAGACGTCATGGACCCGGAGCTCGGGATCAACGTCGTCGACCTCGGCCTCATCTACGATCTCGCCTGGGATGACGAGAACGATGCTCTCGTCATCCACATGACGCTGACCAGCGCAGGCTGCCCGCTGACCGACGTGCTCGAGGACCAGACCGCTCAGGCTCTGGACAGCGTCGTCGATCGCTTCCGCATCAACTGGGTGTGGATGCCGCCGTGGGGCCCTGAGCGGATCACCGACGACGGTCGCGACATGATGCGCGCTCTCGGCTTCGCGATCTGA
- the sufC gene encoding Fe-S cluster assembly ATPase SufC, producing MSVLEIRDLHVTVETEAGTTPILNGITLTMNTGETHAIMGPNGSGKSTLAYTIAGHPKYTVTSGSITFDGQDVLAMSVDERARAGLFLAMQYPVEIPGVTVTNFLRTAKTALDGEAPAIRGWTKDVKAAMANLRMDPKFAQRNVNEGFSGGEKKRHEILQLEVLKPQFAILDETDSGLDVDALKIVSEGVNRAKESTGLGVLLITHYTRILRYIRPDFVHVVVAGKIVEEGGPELADRLEDEGYDRFLDPAAPIEA from the coding sequence ATGTCTGTTCTCGAAATCCGCGACCTGCACGTGACGGTCGAGACCGAGGCGGGTACCACCCCGATCCTCAACGGAATCACCCTCACCATGAACACCGGTGAGACGCACGCGATCATGGGCCCCAACGGCTCGGGCAAGTCGACGCTCGCCTACACGATCGCCGGTCACCCGAAGTACACCGTGACATCGGGCTCGATCACGTTCGACGGCCAGGACGTGCTCGCGATGAGCGTCGATGAGCGCGCCCGTGCCGGTCTCTTCCTCGCGATGCAGTACCCGGTCGAGATCCCCGGTGTGACCGTCACGAACTTCCTCCGTACGGCGAAGACCGCTCTCGACGGTGAAGCACCGGCGATCCGCGGCTGGACCAAGGACGTCAAGGCAGCCATGGCCAACCTGCGCATGGACCCGAAGTTCGCTCAGCGCAACGTCAACGAGGGCTTCTCCGGAGGCGAGAAGAAGCGTCACGAGATCCTTCAGCTCGAGGTGCTCAAGCCCCAGTTCGCGATCCTCGACGAGACGGACTCGGGTCTCGACGTCGACGCGCTCAAGATCGTATCGGAGGGCGTCAACCGCGCCAAGGAGTCGACCGGGCTCGGTGTGCTGCTGATCACGCACTACACCCGCATCCTCCGCTACATCCGCCCCGACTTCGTGCACGTGGTCGTCGCGGGAAAGATCGTCGAAGAGGGTGGCCCTGAGCTCGCTGACCGGCTCGAGGACGAGGGATACGACCGCTTCCTCGACCCTGCAGCCCCCATCGAGGCGTAG